Proteins found in one Silene latifolia isolate original U9 population unplaced genomic scaffold, ASM4854445v1 scaffold_20.1, whole genome shotgun sequence genomic segment:
- the LOC141638479 gene encoding protein FAR1-RELATED SEQUENCE 5-like: MTGIQQAFPSVFKTARHRYCMRHITQKITDKVGSALCRDTNFLAHFNAVVWDPDMEASEFEEKWQKVISDFQLEDNDWLTTMFDDRHHWIPAYHRDLALGCILRTTQRIEKYKFVFQAL, from the coding sequence ATGACCGGCATACAACAGGCTTTCCCTTCTGTTTTCAAGACAGCTAGGCATCGTTATTGTATGCGGCATATTACACAAAAGATCACGGACAAAGTTGGTTCAGCACTCTGCAGAGACACaaacttccttgctcacttcaaTGCTGTTGTTTGGGACCCTGATATGGAGGCGTCGGAGTTTGAAGAGAAGTGGCAAAAGGTCATTTCAGATTTCCAGCTGGAagataatgattggttgactacaaTGTTCGACGACAGACACCATTGGATTCCTGCCTACCATCGTGACCTTGCCTTGGGCTGCATATTAAGAACAACACAAAGAATCGAAAAGTACAAATTCGTTTTTCAAGCGCTATGA
- the LOC141638480 gene encoding protein FAR1-RELATED SEQUENCE 5-like → MSLHCHSTNSSTVTQPHSTPIVQEQPNPQQNNQLVLSHTPNGGERWMRVVEHKFRPTIGAVFASLEAGIKFYEVYARACGFTPRKHSTKTLRSGVAHQKFVVCNRQGFRESKPKQRLRTKDDENMGDGSSTASTVTQRVKITRIGCRAYVKFALLHGLDGPAMIDEFSEVHNHRLTSVCNRDLDKISRSLDMFQKTLILDNSKLNIGAGLTFRQVKELVNGYENIGATLIDFKNFQRDIKCYIGLRDADLFIYRLEKLKATQPQFYFAYDVDPQNRLTKFLWADATCIRNYSFFGDAVSFDPTYGTNKYDMVFTPFTVLITTKVGVVCGCLCYTRMTSPSNGPFKDFLTAMGQKERDS, encoded by the exons ATGTCACTACATTGTCATAGTACTA ATTCAAGTACTGTCACTCAACCCCATTCTACGCCAATTGTTCAAGAGCAACCCAATCCTCAACAAAATAATCAGCTTGTTCTGTCTCACACGCCTAATGGAGGTGAGCGCTGGATGCGTGTGGTTGAGCACAAGTTTAGACCTACCATTGGTGCAGTTTTCGCCTCCCTTGAGGCTGGAATCAAGTTCTACGAGGTTTATGCTCGGGCATGTGGATTTACCCCTCGAAAGCACAGTACGAAAACACTACGAAGTGGTGTTGCACACCAAAAATTCGTAGTTTGCAACCGTCAAGGGTTCAGGGAATCTAAACCGAAACAGCGTCTCAGAACCAAGGATGATGAGAATATGGGTGATGGTTCGTCCACAGCTAGTACAGTTACACAGCGAGTTAAAATCACAAGGATTGGATGCCGAGCGTACGTCAAATTTGCCCTTCTACATGGCCTTGATGGCCCAGCTATGATTGACGAGTTTTCTGAAGTCCACAATCATCGTCTCACCTCTGTCTGTAACAGAGATCTCGATAAGATTTCACGATCCCTTGATATGTTCCAGAAGACTCTTATCTTGGACAACTCCAAGTTGAATATTGGCGCTGGATTGACCTTTAGACAGGTTAAGGAACTTGTCAATGGGTATGAAAATATCGGTGCTAcattgatagattttaagaactttcaaagAGATATCAAGTGCTACATTGGGTTACGAGATGCTGACCTTTTCATCTATCGACTCGAGAAACTCAAAGCGACCCAACCCCAGTTCTACTTCGCCTATGATGTTGATCCGCAAAACCGTCTAACAAAGTTTCTTTGGGCTGATGCTACATGTATTAGAAACTACTCATTCTTTGGGGATGCTGTGAGCTTCGACCCTACTTACGGAACcaacaagtatgatatggtttttacaccattcaCAGTGTTAATCACCACGAAAGTCGGTGTTGTTTGCGGTTGTCTCTGTTACACGAGGATGACATCTCCTTCCAATGGACCTTTCAAAGATTTCTTGACCGCCATGGGACAAAAAGAGCGCGATTCATGA